From the Microplitis mediator isolate UGA2020A chromosome 6, iyMicMedi2.1, whole genome shotgun sequence genome, one window contains:
- the LOC130669993 gene encoding cyclin-T-like, translating to MAQKWYFNKEELKNSPSSKDGISAEKELDHKQQAAYLITDLGKRLKLSEVCVHTAIVYMHRFFIHHSLAKFHRYEIATAAIFLAAKVEEEPQKSQAVISALHVCLNKYEVHQLDTTFAENQEKVKALTSNEQLLLGTLGFKMGVSHPHHYIKKFCGEIKACKELCKIFLQMANYTLQMTSMCMKYKPAVVASFCIYFTIQSSQWKIPQVIDGNLWFWLLDTKVTFDLLIKMDREFKAVLDKMSPRIKNRVMGLFKNPSVKVTAVNRIATTPSSSDPEIVSGNPEVEKPRTRRKISYHEYRDRLMKKKSESDGSSTSSPPDVEVQDNSIGSTCQLVPSTEADLDHSRKRQNNYDMGSILCSAKRRKLL from the coding sequence atgGCTCAAAAGTGGTATTTCAACAAAGAAGAGTTGAAGAACTCTCCTAGTTCCAAGGATGGTATCAGCGCGGAGAAGGAGCTAGATCACAAACAACAAGCCGCTTACCTTATAACTGATTTGGGCAAGCGGCTAAAGTTGTCAGAAGTCTGTGTGCACACTGCCATTGTGTACATGCACAGATTCTTTATTCACCATTCATTAGCCAAGTTTCACCGGTATGAAATTGCCACGGCAGCGATTTTTCTGGCGGCAAAGGTGGAAGAAGAGCCACAAAAATCGCAGGCGGTCATCAGCGCTCTTCATGTCTGCCTCAACAAATACGAAGTTCACCAACTGGACACTACTTTTGCCGAGAACCAGGAGAAGGTCAAGGCACTAACTTCAAATGAGCAACTTCTTCTGGGAACACTTGGATTCAAGATGGGGGTTAGTCACCCTCATCATTACATCAAGAAATTCTGTGGGGAAATAAAAGCTTGCAAGGAATTATGCAAGATTTTCCTGCAGATGGCTAATTACACTTTACAGATGACGTCAATGTGCATGAAATATAAACCGGCAGTTGTGGCGTCATTCTGTATTTATTTCACCATCCAATCATCGCAGTGGAAGATTCCCCAAGTCATAGACGGGAATCTTTGGTTTTGGCTCCTAGACACCAAAGTGACCTTCGATTTACTGATTAAGATGGACAGGGAGTTCAAAGCGGTTTTAGATAAAATGTCACCCAGGATAAAAAACCGGGTGAtgggattatttaaaaatccatcGGTCAAAGTGACTGCAGTGAATCGGATAGCGACGACCCCCAGTTCATCGGATCCAGAAATTGTTTCCGGTAACCCTGAAGTCGAGAAGCCAAGGACTCGACGAAAAATCAGCTATCACGAGTATCGTGATAgactgatgaagaaaaaatctgAATCAGATGGATCATCGACTTCTTCACCTCCTGATGTAGAAGTTCAGGATAATTCCATTGGAAGTACCTGCCAGCTTGTACCCTCAACTGAAGCGGATCTGGACCACAGCCGTAAGCGTCAAAATAATTACGACATGGGCAGTATTTTGTGTTCTGCTAAGAGACGTAAGCTTTTGtag
- the LOC130669992 gene encoding cyclin-T-like, with amino-acid sequence MAQKWYFNKEELKNSPSSKDGISAEKELDHKQQAAYLITDLGKRLKLSEVCVHTAIVYMHRFFIHHSLAKFHRYEIATAAIFLAAKVEEEPQKSQAVISALHVCLNKYEVHQLDTTFAENQEKVKALTSNEQLLLGTLGFKMGVSHPHYDIKKFCDEIKACKELCKIFLQMANYTLQMTSMCVKYKPAVVASFCIYFTIQSSQWKIPQVIDGNLWFWLLDTKVTFDLLIKMDREFKAVLDKMSPRIKNRVMGLFKNPSVKVTAVNRIATTPSSSDPEIVSGNPEVEKPRTRRKISYHEYRDRLMKKKSESDGSSTSSPPDVEVQDNSIGSTCQLVPSTEADLDHSRKRQNNYDMGSILCSAKRRKLL; translated from the coding sequence atgGCTCAAAAGTGGTATTTCAACAAAGAAGAGTTGAAGAACTCTCCTAGTTCCAAGGATGGCATCAGCGCGGAGAAGGAGCTAGATCACAAACAACAAGCCGCTTACCTTATAACTGATTTGGGCAAGCGGCTAAAGTTGTCAGAAGTCTGTGTGCACACTGCCATTGTGTACATGCACAGATTCTTTATTCACCATTCATTAGCCAAGTTTCACCGGTATGAAATTGCCACGGCAGCGATTTTTCTGGCGGCAAAGGTGGAAGAAGAGCCACAAAAATCGCAGGCGGTCATCAGCGCTCTTCATGTCTGCCTCAACAAATACGAAGTTCACCAACTGGACACTACTTTTGCCGAGAACCAGGAGAAGGTCAAGGCACTAACTTCAAATGAGCAACTTCTTCTGGGAACACTTGGATTCAAGATGGGGGTTAGTCACCCTCATTATGACATCAAGAAATTCTGTGATGAAATAAAAGCTTGCAAGGAATTATGCAAGATTTTCCTGCAGATGGCTAATTACACTTTACAGATGACGTCAATGTGCGTGAAATATAAACCGGCAGTTGTGGCGTCATTCTGTATTTATTTCACCATCCAATCATCGCAGTGGAAGATTCCCCAAGTCATAGACGGGAATCTATGGTTTTGGCTCCTCGACACCAAAGTGACCTTCGATTTACTGATTAAGATGGACAGGGAGTTCAAAGCGGTTTTAGATAAAATGTCACCCAGGATAAAAAACCGGGTGAtgggattatttaaaaatccatcGGTCAAAGTGACTGCAGTGAATCGGATAGCGACGACCCCCAGTTCATCGGATCCAGAAATTGTTTCCGGTAACCCTGAAGTCGAGAAGCCAAGGACTCGACGAAAAATCAGCTATCACGAGTATCGTGATAgactgatgaagaaaaaatctgAATCAGATGGATCATCGACTTCTTCACCTCCTGATGTAGAAGTTCAGGATAATTCCATTGGAAGTACCTGCCAGCTTGTACCCTCAACTGAAGCGGATCTGGACCACAGCCGTAAGCGTCAAAATAATTACGACATGGGCAGTATTTTGTGTTCTGCTAAGAGACGTAAGCTTTTGtag